cagctgctgctactgctgctgctctacCCAGAAacatagcattggggggggggtggtgcaGGTGAGCCACGCCCCTGGACACAGATTTTTGAGGGGACATAGAGCCCTGGCAGCTAAGGCGCAGTGCCAAGTTGGTCTAGTGGGCAGGTGGATGGAGGCAGCAGGCAAGGCGGATCAGGATTACTCAACCCCTAGCTTGGGGAGGAGGCATTCATCAATAGTTTCAATAGCAAATCATTCATTTTTCGTTAACCGTTTTGAGGTTTGTTTTCTACAATtatgcagtatataaatgaaataaataaataaaataattgttctGGCTCTGCTAAACCTCCCCCTTCCCAGTCCCCTCAAATGTACAAAAGTGTGCATAGGTTTTTGTcacataatttcattttaaaaatcagggtAGTATGAAAATCACGATAGTATGAAAATCTACATCTGTCAAGTCTTGGCCAAGGTCACTTTCTTAGGAGCTTATTTAAAGCTATCTTCACTTCTTTGTTTTTTAGGCTGTATATGATAGGGTTGAACATGGGGGTGAGGATGCTGTACTGAATGGACACCAGTTTGTCTAATGTCTCTGAATACCCAGATGCAGGTCTCATGTACCTAATGATTGCTGTCCCACAAAACAGGAGGACCACAGTGAGATGGGAAGCGCAAGTAGAAAATGCCTTCTGCCTTCCTTCCGCCGAACGTATCTTGAGGATGGTGTTAATAATGCGCATATAGGAAGCTACAATTAGAAGGAGGGAGGCAAACCCTAGTGTCATGCTGAAGGTCAGAATCACCATTTCATTGGCAAAGGTACTACTGCAAGacagctgcagcagcaaaggCAACTCACAGCTGAAATGGTTAATATTTCTGGGACCGCAGAAGTGCAAGCCAGTTAAAAAGAGGGTATTAACAAGGGAATCCAAGAAGCCTGATATCCATGCAGCTACCACCATTTGGACGCATACACGGTGGCTGATAAGGGTGCTGTACCTCAGTGGGTTGCATATGGCAGCAAAGCGGTCATATGCCATTGCTGAGAGTAAGAAGATCTCCGTTCCAAACATGAAAATGAAGCAAAAGATCTGAGTGATGCAGCCATTGAGAGAAATTGTCTTCTTACTAGCTAGGAGGCTTTCAAGCATCTTGGGAACTGTTACTGAGGaatagcagatgtcaaggaaggaTAAGTTAGTAAGAAAGAAATACATCGGGGTATGTAACTGAGGGTCCGCCCTTATCACCAGCATGATAAGCATGTTTCCTACAAGGGTTATTAGGTAGATGGACAAGAAAACCGGAAACAGGAAAACTTGGAGTGTTGCATCATCAGAAAGCCCCAAAAGAATAAACTCATCCACAATGGTCTGGTTTTCCATTGCACTTTTCACAACAGGGCTATGATCTAGAAAGAAATgtagagggtgggggagaggaagaagatgaATTAATACATTCAAGAGGAATTGTGCAAAGCAGGTAAACAACAAAATGGGTTCATTAGGCTCATATATGTTGAAGAGAGTACAACAACGTTCAACCTCCTTCTGGCTCTTTGCTCTGAAGAACAATCTGTTGCTGAGTTTCACACATTATTCATACCACTTTGTGTCCAATTGGGCTAAACTGCATAGGAAGAAATATAGTTTGTTGACTGCAATAAAGGCCACCACAAAATCCACATTTACTATTGCTTCTGGTTTTAGCTCTTTTCTGTATATACCATTGCATTGTCACAAATGGTTTCTTCTCATTTTTGCCACAACAAATCTTAGTTTTACCATCTGAATGTGCCATCTACATTCCCATCAAAATTTTCTTTAGGCAAAATTCGAATTACATCTCTAATATTGATGCCCAGAATGTTGAGGTGACTTGATGGGAAATGTTCATTAGTCTCATAAATCCACTTCAGTTCTTCTGTATATGAATATATTGTAAGTATTCCATCTTGAGCAAGTCAGCTGAAACTACAGCTTGAAAGCCCACccccatataccgtgtttcccttaTTTTAAGAAAtagccataatataagccatagcaggatttctaagcaattgcgtgatataagccatacccccaaaaataagacatagtgaaagACCCTTCAACCATTAGCAATaaccccctcctgccagccaagtCCCCCCCTTAAaaccctctccccattttgctgtcgctccacagacgcgtatttcttttaaaagcttgtaaaaatgcaccgaagagccatagctgctggctgctgtttctgagagcttttttttttttaataaaaggatccaaaaatatttttttagccaagctgtgtgagctctacttggtgaagaggacaaaaatggcatttgcggtggggaggagatggaggCCGAGGAATAAAAGATGGACAATTGAAGGCACTGCCTcgtgaatgcaaaggctgttttccctttccgCTTgtgcgtctctccccccccccatctctctctctctctctctctctctctctctctctctctctctctctctctctctctcacacacacacacacacacacacacacacactcactcacacacacacacacacagcgcccacctctcgcttccccccaccttgatGGCTTCTTCTCCCACGtgtctccttgcttttaccgaaggcataaagcagcctttttttttctttctctgccgcttgcttgtctgtggagctgtcCCTTTATGGATTTTGTACCTGGATCGCTGCTGATGGTGCAGTCCTTGCCTTAGAGATTAAGGACTTTTCCATTCTCGCTGTTTATGGGCTGCTAAACGCTGCCCTTCTCCCTGCACAAAACTTTaaattttgtgggtaaaggaagcaTGGGCAGTTTATCTCACCctgctttcctgctggctcaattgctctTTAATTGCTACAATTGTTCCTTAATTGCTACATTGTCTgttctcagccggtagcctctttgctatcagtgaatgcaaaggctgttttcccttttgcctgctgatttcctcttgacggcagcGAGGCAGGCAAACTGAAATTAAAACTGCAGCAAGGAAAGTGCAGAGCTCTCGCAGACACGTGGGCggtttttaaaaactgacatTCCCTCCCGTCTTGTCTTGCCAAGAGACCCAGACCACTTACATTCCTAGGCTTCAAATgttatgcatatgaaagaggagattaaggagatagagaaagacaacttcctattatcaccttgcctttgttCTGAAAGATAGAAACCTTACGGTAGCCATGAGTATATTTGTTAGGACCATCAACAAGGAACCCACAAAGGCTGTGCCTTCAGATTGAGCCAGGTGGAGGAGGGAACAAGAGTTAAGTAACCTCTGGATGGGGAACCATTTCCCTGAAGATTAATCAAACATTTGGGATTTCAGTTATTagcatttttaatgcttttgaGATTGCTTCCTAGACatatctctttttttttaatgtttacccCATTTATCTCCACATCTGGGACTcacagcagcttacaaaaattaaTGCGGACAATgtacaaaatataagacatatattaaaacatctaAGTATAAAACATTATAAAAGTGTTTATGGTGCAAAGGCCTTCTGATAGACTGAGAGGAGCATCAGCTATTgaaggaaaaatagaaatagtGTATAATATTAGTAGTAGTTAGGAACTGTAAAAATTAAGGCTGGATTTGGTCAAGGCCCTAGCCAAATTGGGCATAATCAGAAGGCCTCTCCCCTCTGATGAGCTGGGTACCAATACACATGGATTTCTACAGGTACAGTTGGATTGGCTCAGAACAACCCATGCCTGTCAGGAAGTGATGTAACAGATAGGGAAGCAGGGTgtccctaaggcaaggctgggtggcgcaaggtgccaggggggcgccgcgctgctctGCCAACGTGGCAGCCGCGCTTGGAAGCGGgagggagggcgccggagggacagTTCGCatcacggcaccagggcgccagctatGCTCTTCCCTGTAGGGAAGAGAGGTGGCCAGGACACAAAAACATGTGAAAAAAGGCAAAGACCTACCCAGGAAAAAGTAGGTTCAGTGCCTCCACTCACTGCCTCCACTCAACATCCTCAGGAGGTGGGTGCCTGCTTAACAAATTCTGCACAGTACTGGCTGCTGTTCCTTTGCGAGCAGCTTGCTTGCACAACGAAAGCTGCTCACAACAGCCAGCTTGCGGAGAAAGACACCATGCAGCATCAGATCCTGGGTGGCATGCACCACCCCTGACTTTTTCTACAGATTGAAAAACTCTTTGAAATACCTTAGCCCTACCCACCCCAAATTGCATTGGGGTGGATCTATGGTGGTGTGCAGGGCCCCCAGATAGGCTCAGGGCAAATCACCCTGATATTGGAGCTAATATCAGGGCTACAGTGtgaatggggagggggctgttccTGCAAAGCCCTAgtataaatgtgtatattaggcaaaattaaatgcagaaatatggattgtatattggggaaaatgtacATCAAAATGGTGGTGAAGTTTTGCGAATACTTTAAAAGCTTGGGAAAACAAGAACATACCCCTCAACAGATGTATTTTGAACAGGATAGCCCAGAAcaacagaagccatcccagcttctgatcaGATCCTAGAAAATCCCACTTTTTCGTCCAGTGCTCTGATATGAGTCAGCAGGCTTGCTCCAGAGTGCTGgaccaaaaaatgtttttcttcttcttcttttgtcttgCGCTCTTGCACAAATCAGCTGGCTTCCATGGGAGTTGGGACCCAAAAAGTGTCCCAATTTTGATCAGTATGGAACAAGAGAAACCTAAATTAACAAATTTGTACACCCCCTACTATGGGTtctattatatttgtatactaACTGTGCAATCCTAGACATATCTGCACAGAAGTAAGTTAATCCCGTGAAAGTATTACTACAGTTTAGGTatgattttctttttcctccttattTTATAACTGCAATTCACTAGGCTTAAGTATGCTGAAGAATTTCAGATTATGATGAATACCCTGgagagtattaataggtttatTAAAACATTCCATCAGTGCACTTTTTTTTGGCATCAAGGGGGCATGCAGGCACTGATAATAATTGATTTGCTTGGTAGACTTTCTCTCCAGCAGACCAGTACAGAATGTGAACCATAAATGTCTGATTCTTTGAGGTGGTATATCTTGGCAGAAGTTGATGTACCTGATTAGAATGAGCATCAGTCCTCCAAAaataggggggggagagaaagattgtTCACTGACACTGCTCTAATAAAAGTTGCTCATTGTTTATTTAAGAGTCTTAAGGCTTTAGAATATGCTGGAAGAGGGAAAAAAACTCATTTCAGTATTTGTTCAGAGAAAGCACTCTAGCTTttaaaccagacatccccaaacttcggccctccagatgttttgaactacaatccccatcatccctgactactggtcctgttagctagggatcatgggagttgtaggctaaaacatctggagggccgcagtttggggatgcctgttttaaactcaCCATAGAAACACATCTAAATGCAAAATTGTAACTCCCTGTTTATAAGTTACAAACTCCCCATTTGTAACTTCTGTCATCATCTTTGCAACATGAACAGAGTACGCCTTAGGTTAGTCTTCATTTGCAATTAAGGGAAGTATGGGCTGCCTCTCAATATTGCATCAGAAATTAATGGGGGAATATGTCTCATGTGGTCACTGAACATATACATGTGCTTGTGTGAGATACTGGGGGACATGTTCGATGCCTTCAGCTATTTACCGTCCAAAATGCAACTGAGTTAGCTGTTTGAAGTGC
The window above is part of the Zootoca vivipara chromosome 13, rZooViv1.1, whole genome shotgun sequence genome. Proteins encoded here:
- the LOC132593133 gene encoding olfactory receptor 5A2-like; translation: MENQTIVDEFILLGLSDDATLQVFLFPVFLSIYLITLVGNMLIMLVIRADPQLHTPMYFFLTNLSFLDICYSSVTVPKMLESLLASKKTISLNGCITQIFCFIFMFGTEIFLLSAMAYDRFAAICNPLRYSTLISHRVCVQMVVAAWISGFLDSLVNTLFLTGLHFCGPRNINHFSCELPLLLQLSCSSTFANEMVILTFSMTLGFASLLLIVASYMRIINTILKIRSAEGRQKAFSTCASHLTVVLLFCGTAIIRYMRPASGYSETLDKLVSIQYSILTPMFNPIIYSLKNKEVKIALNKLLRK